The Rhizobium leguminosarum region CGAATCGGCGACGCAGAAGTTCCATGAGGCTCATGAACTCCGATGGCTTGATGATGCTTGGAGTTCCGCCACCGAAATGCACGTCACCGACCGACAGCGGTTGCGTCGTCTTCTCCGCAACCATATGGATTTCCTCACGCATCAGGGTGACATAATCGAGGATCGAGGCGTCCTGACGAGTGATGCTCGTGGGAAAGCCGCAATACCAGCACATTGATCGACAGAATGGTATGTGGAGATATAGCGATACTGGATCGTCGGATGGAAGACCCCTCAGCCATTCCCCATAATCCTTTGCGCCGACCGCCGTCGAAAATCTTGGTACAGTTGGATAGATGGTGTACCAAGGCAGGCGAGCATCATAATACTTTGTTTGGAGTGAGCTCTGCATTGATTATCTCCCATCTGATATTGGCTTTTCATCCGCTGGCGTGGCAGGGATTTCGACCGCTTTGACTTCTAGATCTACTCACTAACCCGCATTAGCCACTTTGCGCTGACCGAGAGTCTTCGACCTTTTTGTGAAATCGCCAGATACATAGCCGATGAAATCGCCTTCATCTGCCTTATCTGAGGGCCGTCTTTGTACCAGATCTCCTTCATCAGAGGATGAGCTCGTCGGCCGTTGCAGTGCTCTCTTCTGCTGTAACCCGATAACCTGAAGTCCCCTCTCCCCGTATTGCTCCCGCGCCCGTACCGGCCTGGCTCAGTGCCGGCACACCATATCCGCAGTCACTGGAAAAGAGCTCGAGGATGTAGATGGAGCCGGCTCTCTTTGCGCGTACGCGCTCCCGCGGCGTTGACACGATGGAGACACTCCATGACGAGGTTATTTGCTCTCGCAAATTGCGAGAGGGTGATCTCACAAAGTGTCTGCTTCGTAATCCCCGCGTCCGCCATGGCGTTGGCCTCCTTCAAGAGCTCAGCCGGTTCGATCGAGGCGCATGCGCTACGTGCGTCCGCTCATTTGCTAAGCCCCCTGGATTGGGAGTTCGCCTTGCCTTCGGTCTTAGAGCGCGAAGCCTGCGACACATACATCGGGGGACGGCCCCAAACCTCGGATATGATGTCCATTACCTCCGCATTCGTGGAATTCAGGGTTTCCATCGCTTGCTCGTACGCCGATCGGCCTACCGCTCCGGCTGACAGCTCATACAACGATCGGTTTTTGAGCCCCGCTTCCCGGATCGCGTCCGATTCCCAGACGGTCGCAGTCAACAAATCATCCCCCAGGGAGTCCCGCAGTAGTGTGACTGCCTCCTGCTCTGAGACGTCATGCGGGTTGTGCCTTGTCACCAAGAATTTGACAAAATCATAATTGACCGACCTCCCAGCCTTTTCGATCAATGAAACGAAATGAGAGAAGAAGTTGAGGAACATGGCCGTTTTCGCGATATCAGCCAATTGCGGGCGGGCCATCACCAGCACGCCGGTGGCTGCTTCAAACGCACCGACGGTTAAGAAGCCGCCGCATTCAGGTGCACAGTGGATGACGACGACGTCGTAATCCGCGTCGACTTCCTTAAGCGCAGACACCATCCTGATGCTAGCGTCTGGGTACCTGAAGTTCTCGCTGTGGTAGCGCCGCGAACATTCCTCTTCGAATTCGCCGAGCTCGGAAGAACCCGGCACGAAATGAAGACCATCAAAATGGGTTTTTTGGATTATAGAGCGCATACTGACCCGATGGTCATCATAGCGTATCGCGGCATACATGCTCGCATTGTCGACGGGTAAGGTAGCCGTGAAATAACCGTACATTTCCGACAATGAGCCCTTGGGATCGAGATCTACAGCGAGAACGCGGAAACCTTGAAGTGCAAGGCCCTGCGCCAGATAAAACGATGTGGTGGTGCTTGCGGGGCCGGCGACTACCGAGATGATCTGCAGCTTATCACCCTCGCGCCGCCGCGGGCAAAACTTCAAAGCCTCTTTCGGACGGGACGAAGCGAGATAGGCACGGAGTTCATTGATCTGTCGAAGCGTATAGGAGCGCCGTCCTGCGGTCCCTAACTCCGGTGTTGGCCCCAGCCCATCAATTGACAACTGGCGCAGATAACTGCCCGACACACCGAGAATCTCGGCAACCTCGCCCAAGGAGAACGGGCGCAAGGGCCTGTCGTCGAGAATTTTTTCGGGAGCTGCGCCCCGCGCGCGTAGACGATCCCAGAGTTCTTTGCCATGGCGCCGAATGCGCTCCGACGTTGTGTCCAGTTGAAAGAGTGGATTCTTACAGTGTGGCATAAGTGGCCTCGCGACGATGTTTCTTGTGCATGACATTTTTATTCTGTTATCTGCGCCCGTCAAGGTTGAGGGAACCAGCACGCAGGTCTTTCTCGTATGGACCGGATCCGCCCGATAATGCGGGGGCGATGCCGGGCAGGCGAGGTAATAGATCTCGTTGACTTCCAGATCGAGCTTGCGGAAAAGGTCTAGCGCAGCACATTGCGCCGCTCGCATGCAAGATCAGATCTCGTCCTCCGCGAAACAAGCGCGGCGAGGTCCCTGCCGCTACCGGGACAATGCCGGACCGGGCGCCGATGGCGAAGATAGTCGGTCATGCGCAGATCTCCATCGCCGGCCAGCTTTCGGCGGTTCGCTTTCTCGGGCAGCGTCATGGCAGGGCCGGTGTTAGTGCCCAATTGCATGGCGGGCAATTGACCAGATGAAATCCGTCGGCATAGCAACGGCTGCCTGGTCGAGCTTGCCGGGGTTGGTCCAGAACCAATTCGGATCCGGCGCGCCATTCGGGCTGCAGGAACCGGATGGATTGGGGCAGAGCGCCGGGATCGGCGGGTCGACGAATCCTGCTGGCGTCGTCTTTATTCCCTTCGCGTTGACGGCGGCACGCGCATGGCAGGTGATGCAGGACGAAGTGTCCGCGAATCCGGCCTCCGTTACCGAATTGCCAAGTTGCGTAGGCACGCCGGTCGCCGAGACGAAGTCGGTCTGGCTGCCCTTCAGGCAGTAATGTTCCCACACGGGTGAAAGGCCTGCAGAGCCCAGCACCGCTTTCAGTGCGTCGTTCTTTGCACAGGCGCTGTAGGGCCGATCAAGGACCTCATTCGCGTCCACGTCGGCGACAACCGCACCATAGGCATCATGGCATCCGGTATAATCGCAACGGCCTGGATTGTTCTGGTGCTCGAACGTTGCCCAGGTCCAGTTGGGCAGCACCTTACTGATGATATGCATGGCGACTAGCGCGTATTTCTTCCCGTCAGGTGCCTCGCTGACATAATAATCGGCGCTATCGACCTCATCGGCGGGTACCCAATTTGCCTTGACTTCCATGGCGCCGACAGGAGCTGAGATCGGCCGGCCGGCATTATAGAAGGATCGCAGACCGGCCTTGGTAAAGAGCTGGTTGCAAACGATGTAATCGAAAGTCGCCTGGTTGCGGCGAACTTCTTCGCTCCCGTCGGGCGACCCATGCGGGACGAGGCCCATCGGAGCCAACTGCTGGAGGGCTGGAAGACTCAGTATTTTTGGGCTGGCCACGGGAGTGGGGATTTCCGCCGCTGCAGCGACCGCACCCGACTGTCCACAGGACGGGTCACCCTTGGCGCCCGGGAAAATTGGGTGCGGGGTGAATGTATCTTCGTTCGAAGCCCATGTTTCGAACAAAACCTTGCCGGGCGTCGCCGCGACGGGAGCAGCGACATAAGCGAGGAAACGCCAGGACGCCTCGTCCGGCCTGTTGATTGCCAGGTTGGCATCGACCGACTGGGCGAAGCCGTCGAGGGCTATGGACGCCAACGTAAAAGCGGCACCCGTTGCAAATAATCTGGAAATCCAGTGCATCTTGTCCTCCAAGCAGGTTCATCAGTCTCCGAGCTTTTTCGGAGGTGATTTTGTATTTTCGTTGCCTATTCGGGGCATCCCGCCGTGGCGCTGAATGCGTTCCGACGTCGTCACTATTTAATGGCGCTGGTTCTCAAAAGTGGCATATAATCCTTTGTGATGGTTTTTTATATGTATGACGCTTCTAACGCGTCTCTCTCTAAAACGCAATACCCTGTGCCAGTCAACAAGCACTTTGCTGCGCCAACAAACTCACCGCTCCATCGGAGCAGGCCTTTCGTCAGCTCATTGAATTTTCTCTTAGTGGGGTGCCGCGTGGGCTAGCCTTCGATCGGAATGAATTTCTCCGTGCCGGCGGCGCCTTCGCAACGCGCCGCGACCATCGGTTTGCGCAGTTACAACAGAAGGCCCGGCTCCGAACGGGAAGATCGTTTCCCATCGTTACGATCCAGGAAGCGGGATTGGACGGCTTTTGACATCGCGTGCTAGAGGCAAACGGGATCGAGAGTTACGTTGTTGATGCGGCTTCAATCGCTACGTCACGTCGGCGCCGGCGCGCGAAGACCCATAAGATTGATGGGGAAGCGCTTCTCCGCGCACCGCTTGCTTTCAAGCGCGGCGAGCCACGTGTATGCGCAATGGTCAAAACGCCGAGCCCAGAGGATGAAGATCGGCGTCGCATTTGCCGGGAACGTAAAATGTTGATTGCGGAACGGGCAACCGACAGAACGGCGTTGGTGTAAACCTTGAGGTGGCGAACACTCAAAAGCTCGACGCGCTGCAGCAGCATTTATGGACGGCTTTCGATAGATATTGCCAGCAAGGGTATCTCCACGCTTCTGGCAATGATCCTGGTCACGCCGCAACTTCAGCTAAACCGCTTGTCGTTGGCGGGGGCGGATTGCGACACGACATGTCGGCAAGCCATGCCTGCGGATCGATGTCGTTGAGCTTGGCGGTTTATGCCGACCGTCGAACTATGCCGAGTGTCTCTTCTATTGTTTGCAGCAAACCGTGCGTTCCCGGCCCGTTCGGCGGGTCGCTGTTGTTTGGCACTCGGCATAGTTCTCATGCTCAGAGGGCGTTCAGGAATTCCAGAAGCCGGTCGCTTGGTCGAAATCGCTCGGCCTTGGCGCGTTCGTACGGCTTCAGCTTTGCGAGTGCAGATTCCTTCAGTTCGAGATGTGCATGAAGATAGGTCAACGTCGTTTCCATCGCTTCGTGGCCCAACCACAGGGCAATTACGGAGCAGTCGACGCCCGCCTGCAGCAACTCCATGGCAGCAGAGTGCCGCAAGACATGGGGCGAGACCCGCTTTGAGCGAAGGGAGATGCAGTGCTCACGTGCTTTGGCGACATATTTGTTCAGCAGCGCCTGCACGCCGTCCGCGCTGAGCCTGCCACCGTGCATATTCGGAAAGAGAGCCGTTGCGCCCCGCTTCCCTGGCTCCCTGAGCCACCGCTGGAGGGCTTGCTGTGCAACCTTCGTGAGCGGCGTACTTCGCTCTTTGCGGCCCTTGCCGACGCATTGCACATGCGCACCGCGGCCGAGCACTACCGAGTCTCGGTCGAGGTCGATGATCTCCGAGACCCGCAGCCCCGTTTGCGCGGCCAGCAATAGCAGAGTGTAATCGCGGCGTCCCAGCCACGTGTTTCGATCCGTACAGTCCAGGATCGCTTCAATCTCGGGCCTGGTTAGGAACTGAAGCTGCCGCTTGTCGCATCGCTTGCTGGGGATCGCGAGCACACGCTGAATGTGGGCGCTGTGTGCCGGCTCCTCAAACGCCGCATATCGGAAGAAAGAGCGGATGGCTGTGAGGCGGAGATTCCGGGTCCGCACCGAGGCGGATCTCTGCGTCTCAAGATCCTCCAGGAATGCGCCGATGAAAGGAGCGTCCAAATCCCGCAGCGTCAACTGGGATGGGGATCTCCCAATGCGCGTCTGTGCGAAAGCAAACAGGAGCCTGAAGGTGTCGCGATAGGAGGCGATGGTATTGGAACTTACACCTCGATGCTTCATAAGCCGATCCGTAAACCACCGCTCGATTAGCACGGGCAGGTCGTTCGTGTGTCTCATGACCGGACCTCCCAACGCTTATCCAATCGCCGTACGGCATGGTTCATCAGTTCCGGCGTGGCCGACAGATACCAATAGGTGTCGCGAACATTGGCATGGCCGAGGAAGGTTGAGAGAACGGGCAGCTCGCGTTCCACATCTTCGCCGGCGCGATGCCAGTTGATCAGGGTCTGGACGGCGAAACGGTGACGAAGATCATGAATCCGTGGGCCATCTCGATTCCCCTCCTGTCGTAATCCGATTTGCCGGGATAGTCGCCAGAACACGCGATGCACGTATTGATGCAGCAATCTGCCGCCTTGTTCGGCGACGAAGAAATAGGGACTGCGCGGCGTACCAAGGTGTGCATCGCGTCGGGCGGCGTAGCCCGAAAGGACAGCAATTGTCGTGGCATGCAGCGGGACCAGCCGTGACTTGCCAAACTTTGTCTCTCGGATGGTGAGGACGCCCTGGTCGAGATCGACATCGGCCCGGAGCAGGCTGAGCGCTTCGGAATGGCGCAGTCCGGCCACTGCTATCAGCCCGAACAGGCAGTGATATGTCCAGCGCCGCAGAGCGTTGGCCGGCGGCAACGACAGTGCCGCCGCCAAAAGTGTCTGAATCTCGATCTCGCTATAGATGTAGGGCTTTGTCCGCCGTGCCGGTGCTACAGCGTCGCTTGGTAGCACTTCTGTCAAAGGATCGAAATAACTGAGGTGCTGTGCAAAGCAGCGCACATCAGACAGGCGGATGGACCAGCTTGGCTGCCGGCCCATCGAGGTGACCCACTCCATTGCCAGATCATTCGTGATGGTCTCGGCGCCGCGGGATTCCATGAAAGCGACGAACTCCGACAATCGTTTTGCCGGACCGTCATATTTGTATCCCAGCCCTTGGCGCATGCCGATGTAGCGCTCAAACGCGGTGCCAAGCCGGCTCATTGGACACCTCCCGGCCAGGGTAGGCTCAGTTCACGCAGCTTATCAATATCGAGCTTGGCATAGATTCTTGTACTGTCGATGCTTCGATGGCGGAGCAGTTGGCCGATCTCAGCAAAGCTGGCGCCCGATCGCAAAAGGTCAGTCGCAAGGCTGTGGCGGAAAAGATGGGCGCCGTGATGCGCATAGCCTTCAATGTCGGCCTGTTCGAGTGCTTGCTTAGCGATCCACGTGATGGCGCTGCCAGATGTAAAACCCACGTGCGGGGCGAGTGTTCGTAGGAAAAGTCGTCGACATGCCGAGGCTGGACGCCCATGTCGGATATAAGCGACGAGTGCTGTTCCGACGTCGTGACGCAGCGGCATAGTCGCTTGGCGTCGTCCCTTTCCGTGTACGAGGATCGTGCCCGACTGCCAGTCGATATCGTCAAGATTGAGGTTGGAAACTTCGCTGGCGCGCAAACCGAGCTTGGCGAGGATCATCAGAACCGCGTAGTCCCGACGACCCATTGCCGTCGTCCGATCACAGGCATCGAGAACCTTCTGGACTTTCTCGGGCGGGAGAAATGTTGGAAGGCCGGCAAGTCGCCAGCGGCGGATGGACGGCACACAGCCAGCGAGCGGCATCGAGATGAAACCCTTCAGATGCAAATAGCGCAGGAAGGCACGCACAACCCCGCACATGGCTTTGCCACTGTCGGCGGAACCATCGAGCGCATGTCGCTCGACATAACCGATCACGGTCTGCGGGGTGAGCGCTGCAAACCCGTCTACGCCTAAAGGGCACACCTCCCGGAGAAATCGAAGCGACAGAAGCTTGTGGCTCCCCATAGTCGCGGCGGCGAGCCCTCTCTCAGTCGAGAGATATTGCCCGAATACATCGACGATCTTCTCGTGCTCACTGCGCAGAATCGGAAGTGCGGCTGGTATTAAGCCTTTCTCCCGTAACGCCAAAAGCAAGCGGCGGAGTGCCGATCGATCGCCCGAGTCGGGCTTCCAGTGCTTGAAACGATGCTCAAGAAAGCGGTCGACGTGAACCTCGCTTAAATCCTGCGGAGCATGTCCATTGCCAACATGCCAGTCCATCAGATCCCGAAACAGGCTCAGCGAGCGCCACGTGCAATGCCGACCCAAACCTTCGTTCGACATTTTGGCGGCGTAAACGCCCGCAAACTCCCGATACGGACCATAGACCAGCTTCCGGTATAGGGCGCTGCGATTCAAATAGTCAGTTGCGTTCATGTGTCCTCTCCTTCGCGTCAACTGCGACGGAGAGACCCTAAACTATGCCGACTAGCTGCCCGCTATGATGCCGGAAACGTTGGCAAAAAGTTGATTAATCGGCATAGTTCGACGGTCGGCATAAACGGCGTTATGCCGCGCGCGGCATAAGCAGGTCATGATGAGCGTGGCCATGAACGCGGCACGATCAGCACCACGCTCCGATCCGGCGAAGAGCCATGACTTCCTGCCGAGCGCCATCCCCCGTTCATTCTGCCCATGTCGGCGATGAAGTCGAAGTCCATTATCGCTGGCATCCGTATTTCGGCCAAAAGATTTCCATTCGCCGCGTCGAAGAACGAGCGACAGGTCGGTTTCTGAAGGTTTTGGGCCCCTCAGGTGTGGTGGTCTCGATTTCGGGGTGGATGATTGATCCTGTGGTGTGCGGCGGCATGACCATGGGAACGGCACGCGTCGATCTTGCGGCGCTGATCGAACTGGACAGACTGGTCTCAGGCGGTGCGAAGGCGGCACTCTTCCGAGGTGAACATAGAATCACTCAGGAGGAAGATGATGAGATCCCGCAACACGCTGGTGCCGGCGTCGGGCCGGCAGCTCGACCTGATATTCAAAACCCGCACGCTCGACGGACTGAGCGACAAGGATCGCGAGAAGGCGATATCAACACTGGCTTGCCTGCTGATGCAGGCGGCCGGTCTGGCCGTCGAGGAGTTCAACGATGATCAGCACTGATCTGATTCCGACAGTGCTGCTTGAACGCAAGGCCGTCGTTTACGTTCGGCAGTCCACTCAGTCACAGGTGATGACCAATCTGGAAAGCCAGCGACGGCAGTATGATCTTGTTGACGTCGCACGACAGCGCGGCTTTCTCGACGTTGAGGTCATCGACGATGACCTCGGACGCTCTGCCAGCGGAACGGTCGCGCGCCCCGGCTTCGATCGTCTCGTCGCCCTGCTGTGCGCCGGCAAAGTTGGTGCCGTTTTATGCTTCGACGCCTCACGGCTCGCACGTAACGGCCGCGACTGGCACCATCGGGCCTGTCGCAAATTTTTCCGC contains the following coding sequences:
- the repA gene encoding plasmid partitioning protein RepA, translating into MPHCKNPLFQLDTTSERIRRHGKELWDRLRARGAAPEKILDDRPLRPFSLGEVAEILGVSGSYLRQLSIDGLGPTPELGTAGRRSYTLRQINELRAYLASSRPKEALKFCPRRREGDKLQIISVVAGPASTTTSFYLAQGLALQGFRVLAVDLDPKGSLSEMYGYFTATLPVDNASMYAAIRYDDHRVSMRSIIQKTHFDGLHFVPGSSELGEFEEECSRRYHSENFRYPDASIRMVSALKEVDADYDVVVIHCAPECGGFLTVGAFEAATGVLVMARPQLADIAKTAMFLNFFSHFVSLIEKAGRSVNYDFVKFLVTRHNPHDVSEQEAVTLLRDSLGDDLLTATVWESDAIREAGLKNRSLYELSAGAVGRSAYEQAMETLNSTNAEVMDIISEVWGRPPMYVSQASRSKTEGKANSQSRGLSK
- a CDS encoding tyrosine-type recombinase/integrase, coding for MRHTNDLPVLIERWFTDRLMKHRGVSSNTIASYRDTFRLLFAFAQTRIGRSPSQLTLRDLDAPFIGAFLEDLETQRSASVRTRNLRLTAIRSFFRYAAFEEPAHSAHIQRVLAIPSKRCDKRQLQFLTRPEIEAILDCTDRNTWLGRRDYTLLLLAAQTGLRVSEIIDLDRDSVVLGRGAHVQCVGKGRKERSTPLTKVAQQALQRWLREPGKRGATALFPNMHGGRLSADGVQALLNKYVAKAREHCISLRSKRVSPHVLRHSAAMELLQAGVDCSVIALWLGHEAMETTLTYLHAHLELKESALAKLKPYERAKAERFRPSDRLLEFLNAL
- a CDS encoding tyrosine-type recombinase/integrase encodes the protein MSRLGTAFERYIGMRQGLGYKYDGPAKRLSEFVAFMESRGAETITNDLAMEWVTSMGRQPSWSIRLSDVRCFAQHLSYFDPLTEVLPSDAVAPARRTKPYIYSEIEIQTLLAAALSLPPANALRRWTYHCLFGLIAVAGLRHSEALSLLRADVDLDQGVLTIRETKFGKSRLVPLHATTIAVLSGYAARRDAHLGTPRSPYFFVAEQGGRLLHQYVHRVFWRLSRQIGLRQEGNRDGPRIHDLRHRFAVQTLINWHRAGEDVERELPVLSTFLGHANVRDTYWYLSATPELMNHAVRRLDKRWEVRS
- a CDS encoding site-specific integrase, translated to MNATDYLNRSALYRKLVYGPYREFAGVYAAKMSNEGLGRHCTWRSLSLFRDLMDWHVGNGHAPQDLSEVHVDRFLEHRFKHWKPDSGDRSALRRLLLALREKGLIPAALPILRSEHEKIVDVFGQYLSTERGLAAATMGSHKLLSLRFLREVCPLGVDGFAALTPQTVIGYVERHALDGSADSGKAMCGVVRAFLRYLHLKGFISMPLAGCVPSIRRWRLAGLPTFLPPEKVQKVLDACDRTTAMGRRDYAVLMILAKLGLRASEVSNLNLDDIDWQSGTILVHGKGRRQATMPLRHDVGTALVAYIRHGRPASACRRLFLRTLAPHVGFTSGSAITWIAKQALEQADIEGYAHHGAHLFRHSLATDLLRSGASFAEIGQLLRHRSIDSTRIYAKLDIDKLRELSLPWPGGVQ